The proteins below come from a single Caulobacter segnis ATCC 21756 genomic window:
- a CDS encoding acyl-CoA thioesterase domain-containing protein, with translation MDTSLSAQLEAALRDVVGDGSALTSMTIDFASGAADGALEQKAWVERATRSLVFAQGELRRPNGSLAASASAVFRRAGD, from the coding sequence ATGGACACGAGCCTCTCCGCTCAGCTGGAAGCCGCTCTGCGAGACGTCGTGGGCGACGGCTCGGCCCTGACCTCGATGACGATCGACTTCGCGTCCGGGGCCGCGGATGGCGCGCTCGAACAAAAGGCTTGGGTCGAACGGGCCACCCGCAGCCTGGTCTTCGCCCAGGGCGAACTGAGGCGCCCTAACGGAAGTCTGGCGGCTTCGGCCTCGGCTGTATTCCGTCGCGCCGGCGACTGA